One window from the genome of Penaeus monodon isolate SGIC_2016 chromosome 2, NSTDA_Pmon_1, whole genome shotgun sequence encodes:
- the LOC119578565 gene encoding uncharacterized protein LOC119578565, translated as MSRTSSSSSFSASARRYLLQRSTRFISASTLAKLWKPDTYFSNLKDGEIHTVSMPNVLYRIYKTGDVLYSMRSAKHMLREERATDYVRASHVHSKLSQAGELNKDKLYELRIRDRKQHSNSDSYVLDMYDLRQKHI; from the exons ATGTCCAGGacgtcttcatcctcctccttcagcgCCTCCGCCAGGCGGTACCTTCTGCAGCGCTCCACACGCTTCATCAGTGCCTCC ACGCTGGCAAAGTTGTGGAAACCTGATACGTACTTCAGCAACTTGAAGGACGGCGAGATCCATACGGTGTCCATGCCTAACGTTCTGTATAGAATATACAAGACTGGCGACGTTCTGTACAGCATGAggtct GCAAAACACATGTTAAGAGAGGAACGTGCAACAGATTATGTACGTGCTTCTCATGTCCACTCTAAGTTGTCGCAAGCCGGCGAGTTGAATAAAGACAAGCTCTACGAATTAAGAATTAGAGATAGGAAACAACACAGTAACAGTGATTCTTATGTATTAGATATGTATGACCTtagacaaaaacatatataa